Genomic DNA from Anaeromicrobium sediminis:
AAATTTATCTACTAAAGAGGAGAAAAAGCATAATGATACTGATAAAATAAATATATATATGAATATGATAAAACAAAATAGTTATCGATTATTAAGATTAGTTAACAACTTAATAGATATTACGAGAATAGATTCGGGATTTATGGAATTAAGTCTTAAAAAGGAAAATATTGTGCAGATTATTGAAAATATAACTTTATCAACGGTTGAGTATGTAAAAAGTAAATCAAGGACCATAATATTTGATACGGACATAGAAGAGAAAATCATGATATTTGATCCAGAAAAAATGGAGAGAATTATACTTAACCTTATTTCAAATGCTGTAAAATTTACAAATCCAGGAGATAAAATAGAAGTTAATATTTGTGATAAAGATGATAAAATTCAAATCGTAGTAAGAGATACGGGTATAGGCATTCCTAAAGAAAAACAAAAAATAATTTTTGAAAAATTTGGTCAAGTTAAGCACTTGTATAATAGAAACCATGAAGGAAGTGGTATAGGATTATCCCTAG
This window encodes:
- a CDS encoding sensor histidine kinase, giving the protein NLSTKEEKKHNDTDKINIYMNMIKQNSYRLLRLVNNLIDITRIDSGFMELSLKKENIVQIIENITLSTVEYVKSKSRTIIFDTDIEEKIMIFDPEKMERIILNLISNAVKFTNPGDKIEVNICDKDDKIQIVVRDTGIGIPKEKQKIIFEKFGQVKHLYNRNHEGSGIGLSLVKSLVDMHSGEIYVKSELGEGTEVIIQLPVKFLHEEEDINLIEDYTQSTNVEKIKIEFADIYE